A section of the Chloroflexota bacterium genome encodes:
- a CDS encoding aldo/keto reductase codes for MIPKRRFGRHEDEVTIVAVGCGHIVRPGTTFEQSVAIVRAAIDRGVNFIDTAWDYGEGSSELRVGAAIEGRREDLFLATKVCARDRVSAEAQIDESLDRLRTDHVDLLSLHEINYDNDPEWCFAPDGAFEALLDARAQGKTRYIGFTGHKHPAILVEMLGRFDGWDAVQMPINVYDASYRSFINQVLPIITERSMACIGMKSLGGNGQFIRDGGLTAQECRRFALSQPITTLSCGLTSLEDVDQDVAIGENFEPFTPAEMREFAHRVRNEARDGRHEWFKTNNFFDNWYHREQHGYPEVADVRSALGLK; via the coding sequence ATGATTCCAAAGCGCCGATTCGGCCGTCACGAAGACGAGGTGACGATCGTTGCCGTGGGATGCGGGCACATTGTCCGCCCCGGCACGACCTTTGAGCAATCGGTGGCGATCGTCCGGGCTGCGATAGACCGCGGTGTCAACTTCATCGATACCGCCTGGGACTACGGCGAGGGCTCCAGCGAATTGCGGGTCGGCGCCGCAATCGAAGGGCGCCGCGAAGATCTTTTCCTGGCCACCAAGGTCTGCGCACGCGACCGCGTCAGCGCGGAAGCGCAAATCGATGAATCGCTGGATCGTTTGCGGACCGATCACGTCGATCTGCTTTCGCTGCATGAGATCAATTACGACAACGATCCCGAATGGTGCTTTGCCCCGGATGGCGCCTTCGAGGCCCTGCTCGACGCCCGGGCCCAGGGCAAGACCCGGTACATCGGTTTCACTGGCCACAAGCATCCCGCGATCCTGGTGGAGATGCTGGGACGCTTTGACGGCTGGGATGCGGTGCAGATGCCGATCAACGTTTACGACGCCTCCTACCGCAGCTTCATCAATCAGGTGCTGCCGATCATTACCGAGCGCTCAATGGCCTGCATCGGCATGAAGTCGCTTGGCGGCAACGGGCAATTCATCAGGGACGGCGGCCTGACTGCGCAGGAATGCAGGCGGTTCGCCCTTTCGCAGCCCATAACTACGCTCAGCTGCGGCTTGACCAGCCTCGAGGACGTCGACCAGGACGTCGCCATCGGGGAGAACTTCGAGCCGTTCACCCCTGCAGAGATGCGTGAATTTGCCCACCGCGTACGCAATGAGGCCCGCGACGGCCGCCACGAATGGTTCAAGACCAACAACTTCTTTGACAACTGGTACCACCGCGAGCAGCACGGATACCCGGAGGTTGCCGACGTGCGCAGCGCGCTGGGCCTCAAGTGA
- a CDS encoding PspC domain-containing protein, giving the protein MANSSSMVSRSNGDSPPPGPVQSALLGRARIVSSPGGSGFRLFRSEDDRKISGVAGGLAEGLGIDPTLVRLLWVLVVLVTSGVGLLAYLAMWAIVPQRSEVLVGTAEPSRPDPAPKAADSTPDASAGSEPAAARPAAARRPSNGPVIAGVALIVVGALFLLDNWVSLQFWSYVGDLINLALRFWPVLLIVAGAMLVFSRLRR; this is encoded by the coding sequence ATGGCGAATTCTTCTTCGATGGTCAGCCGGTCGAATGGTGATTCCCCACCCCCCGGCCCGGTCCAATCCGCCCTCCTTGGCAGGGCCAGGATCGTGAGCAGTCCAGGCGGATCCGGGTTCCGGCTCTTTCGCAGCGAAGACGATCGCAAGATCTCCGGCGTGGCCGGCGGTCTGGCTGAGGGGCTGGGCATAGACCCGACCCTGGTGCGGCTGCTCTGGGTGCTGGTCGTCCTGGTTACGTCCGGCGTCGGCCTGCTGGCCTACCTTGCCATGTGGGCGATCGTGCCGCAGCGATCAGAGGTACTGGTCGGCACCGCTGAACCCAGCCGGCCCGATCCGGCGCCCAAGGCGGCGGATTCCACCCCGGATGCGTCCGCCGGCTCCGAACCCGCCGCCGCCCGGCCGGCCGCGGCGCGGCGACCGTCAAATGGGCCGGTAATCGCCGGCGTCGCCCTGATCGTCGTCGGGGCGTTGTTCCTGCTGGACAACTGGGTTTCGCTGCAGTTCTGGTCGTATGTCGGAGATCTGATCAACCTGGCGCTGCGGTTCTGGCCGGTGCTTCTGATCGTGGCCGGCGCCATGCTCGTGTTTTCGCGTTTGCGCCGCTAA
- a CDS encoding SDR family NAD(P)-dependent oxidoreductase, protein MNQTRVALVTGANRGIGLQLCRQLAGSGFKTVLSSRDERLGAVAVQQLAVDGIEVLYCPMDVTKRFTVDRAIDFVLGACGRLDVLVNNAGALLDEAPAPGASAVLETTDATLLDSFQVNALGVYRVCRAAFPVMQDQGYGRIVNVTSGAGSLARMTSRHPAYRISKAAANAVTRVFADLVGDADIKVNSATPGWVRTDMGGPDADRDVATAAAGIVPLTQLPADGPNGEFFFDGQPVEW, encoded by the coding sequence ATGAACCAGACCAGGGTGGCTTTAGTTACCGGCGCCAACCGCGGAATCGGGCTGCAGCTCTGCCGGCAGCTGGCCGGTTCCGGCTTCAAGACCGTTCTCTCCTCGCGCGACGAGCGCCTGGGTGCGGTGGCGGTCCAGCAATTGGCGGTCGATGGCATCGAGGTTCTCTACTGCCCGATGGACGTCACCAAGCGGTTCACGGTGGATCGCGCAATCGATTTCGTGCTCGGCGCCTGCGGACGGCTGGACGTGCTGGTGAACAACGCCGGAGCGCTGCTCGACGAGGCGCCCGCGCCGGGAGCGTCCGCCGTGCTGGAGACGACCGACGCGACCCTGCTGGACAGCTTTCAGGTAAATGCGCTCGGCGTCTACCGGGTTTGCCGCGCGGCGTTTCCGGTCATGCAGGACCAGGGGTACGGGCGGATCGTGAATGTGACCTCCGGCGCCGGATCGCTGGCCCGCATGACCTCGCGGCATCCGGCCTACCGGATCTCGAAAGCCGCCGCCAACGCGGTCACGCGGGTGTTCGCCGATCTGGTCGGAGACGCCGACATCAAGGTCAACTCGGCCACCCCGGGGTGGGTGCGCACGGACATGGGCGGTCCCGATGCCGACCGTGACGTTGCGACCGCCGCCGCCGGCATCGTACCACTGACCCAACTGCCGGCGGACGGCCCCAATGGCGAATTCTTCTTCGATGGTCAGCCGGTCGAATGGTGA
- a CDS encoding sulfatase-like hydrolase/transferase, with amino-acid sequence MDRPNFLIIMSDEHNPAYSSVYGHPTVQTPNLDRLAAQGATFDNAYCNSPLCVPSRASFMSGRYVHEVEVWDNANTLRTDQITWAHRLNSLGYDTALCGKMHFVGPDQMHGFKHRLLEDIHGGGTTTGRLPDWSTGGHFGDTIDNARRLTEVPRSGDYFHLRYDDEVATRTVEFLSQPDRRDRPFAICASIFTPHFPFIARDQHYYKYYADNVEMPRLGAGDLGTLHPQNERLLDVFQSRDIPVEQVRKARAAYYGMCTFADEKIGQMVDALDYLGLGDNTVVIYVADHGEQLGEKGLWYKCGFYDASTKIPFLVRWPGVTSPGSRFKRVTSLLDVVKTVLEGAGADSELCHGTSLLPLLSGEESDGGGEAICDYYAHGSIAPGRSIRQGRFKLNYYHGERPELFDLEDDPEEVSDLAADPAHAGTVQRLTAAALKDWDPDEISRRVVHSQQSRSKLVGALGDQPWGQPYQGGDFA; translated from the coding sequence ATGGACCGACCCAATTTCCTCATCATCATGTCCGATGAGCACAACCCTGCCTACAGTTCGGTTTATGGCCACCCGACGGTGCAGACTCCCAATCTCGACCGCCTGGCGGCACAGGGGGCCACGTTTGATAACGCCTACTGCAACTCGCCGCTGTGCGTGCCGTCGCGGGCATCCTTCATGTCCGGCCGATACGTGCACGAGGTTGAAGTCTGGGACAACGCCAACACCCTGCGCACCGACCAGATCACCTGGGCGCACCGGCTCAATTCGCTCGGCTACGACACGGCCCTGTGCGGCAAGATGCACTTCGTCGGGCCCGACCAGATGCACGGTTTCAAGCATCGACTGCTGGAGGATATCCACGGTGGCGGGACGACCACCGGGCGGCTGCCCGATTGGTCGACGGGCGGTCACTTCGGCGACACGATCGACAATGCCCGCCGGCTAACCGAGGTCCCGCGATCGGGCGATTACTTCCATCTCCGGTACGACGACGAGGTGGCCACTCGCACGGTCGAATTCCTTTCCCAGCCGGACCGGCGCGATCGCCCGTTCGCGATCTGCGCATCCATATTCACGCCGCACTTCCCCTTCATCGCCCGCGACCAGCACTATTACAAGTACTACGCCGACAACGTCGAGATGCCCCGGCTTGGCGCTGGCGATCTGGGCACGCTGCACCCGCAGAACGAACGATTGCTGGACGTGTTCCAATCCCGCGACATTCCGGTCGAACAAGTGCGCAAGGCGCGGGCCGCCTATTACGGCATGTGCACATTCGCCGACGAGAAGATCGGTCAGATGGTCGACGCCCTTGATTACCTGGGATTGGGCGATAACACCGTGGTGATCTACGTGGCCGATCACGGTGAGCAGCTGGGCGAAAAAGGGCTGTGGTACAAGTGCGGTTTCTACGATGCCTCGACCAAGATTCCATTCCTGGTGCGCTGGCCCGGGGTCACGTCTCCGGGCAGTCGTTTCAAGCGCGTTACGTCGCTCCTGGACGTGGTCAAGACGGTACTGGAGGGCGCAGGCGCCGACAGTGAGCTCTGTCACGGTACCTCGCTCCTGCCGCTACTTTCGGGCGAGGAGTCTGACGGTGGCGGCGAGGCGATATGTGACTACTACGCGCACGGATCGATAGCCCCCGGTCGCAGCATCCGCCAGGGCCGCTTCAAGCTCAATTACTACCATGGCGAACGGCCCGAATTGTTCGACCTGGAGGACGATCCCGAAGAGGTCTCAGACCTTGCCGCCGATCCCGCCCACGCTGGGACCGTGCAGCGATTGACGGCGGCCGCGCTGAAGGATTGGGATCCGGATGAGATCTCGCGCCGCGTAGTCCACTCGCAGCAGTCGCGATCCAAGCTCGTAGGCGCGCTCGGCGACCAGCCCTGGGGGCAACCCTACCAGGGCGGCGACTTCGCCTGA
- a CDS encoding sulfatase-like hydrolase/transferase — protein sequence MPKRPNILVVMSDEHSRSFTEPYGHPFVKSPHMQRLADEGTTFVNAYCNSPICNPSRASFMTGQHTPQVGAWDNAATLSSDEATWAHLLNGAGYETVLCGKMHFQGADQMHGFKRRILSDVHGDANPKLTADWVGWHPENAAADYSMFTQAGPGEHPYSAYDEVAAAQASTYIRAQEGADRPWALLVGLITPHFPFIARQKYWDMYYPEHADQPRVPAHIDDIHPHKRRLAEWFSYVDVDPELVARARAAYYGLITYCDDCLGQILAAVDESGQGEDTVIVYTSDHGDAVGEHGMWTKQTFYEDSVGVPLHVRWPGKVDAGRRVSQPVSLIDVTQTLLDCADVEAPDYWSGESLLGLAGGGPEGPGEVIADYTAVAAKGPCRMVRVGDLKYNYYHGEPEELFDMAADPDELVNQVQNPRYADALADLRARARRDYDPDEVYARALRSQQNRRLINAGRASSPSGSWVPGRP from the coding sequence ATGCCAAAGCGACCCAACATCCTGGTGGTGATGAGCGACGAACACTCGCGCAGTTTCACCGAGCCCTACGGCCATCCATTCGTCAAGTCACCCCACATGCAGCGCCTTGCCGACGAGGGGACCACGTTTGTCAACGCGTACTGCAATTCGCCGATCTGCAACCCTTCGCGGGCATCGTTCATGACCGGCCAACACACCCCGCAGGTGGGGGCCTGGGACAATGCCGCCACCCTGAGCAGCGACGAGGCCACCTGGGCGCATCTGCTCAATGGGGCCGGATACGAGACCGTCCTTTGCGGAAAGATGCACTTCCAGGGCGCCGACCAGATGCACGGCTTCAAGCGCCGCATCCTGTCCGACGTCCACGGCGACGCCAACCCAAAACTGACCGCCGACTGGGTGGGCTGGCACCCTGAGAACGCGGCCGCCGACTACAGCATGTTCACCCAGGCCGGGCCGGGCGAGCACCCCTATTCGGCCTACGACGAAGTCGCCGCCGCCCAAGCCAGCACTTACATCCGCGCCCAGGAGGGTGCGGACCGTCCCTGGGCGCTGCTGGTGGGACTGATCACTCCCCACTTCCCATTCATCGCGCGCCAGAAGTACTGGGACATGTACTATCCCGAACACGCCGATCAGCCGCGCGTACCGGCTCACATAGACGACATCCACCCGCACAAGCGGCGCCTGGCGGAATGGTTCTCCTACGTGGACGTCGATCCCGAGCTGGTGGCAAGGGCCAGGGCTGCCTATTACGGACTTATCACCTATTGCGACGATTGCCTGGGTCAGATCCTGGCCGCAGTCGACGAGTCCGGCCAGGGCGAAGACACCGTAATCGTCTACACCTCCGATCACGGGGATGCGGTGGGCGAACACGGGATGTGGACCAAGCAGACTTTCTACGAGGATTCAGTCGGAGTCCCGCTGCACGTGCGTTGGCCGGGCAAGGTCGACGCCGGACGCCGCGTTAGCCAACCGGTGTCGTTGATTGACGTGACGCAAACGCTGCTCGACTGCGCCGACGTCGAAGCCCCCGACTACTGGTCTGGAGAGAGCCTGCTGGGGCTGGCCGGCGGCGGGCCCGAAGGCCCGGGCGAAGTCATCGCCGACTACACGGCGGTGGCCGCCAAGGGACCCTGCCGGATGGTGCGCGTGGGCGACCTGAAATACAACTACTACCACGGCGAGCCTGAGGAGCTGTTCGACATGGCCGCCGACCCGGACGAGCTTGTTAACCAGGTCCAGAATCCCCGCTACGCCGACGCGCTTGCCGATCTGCGCGCCCGGGCGCGCCGCGACTACGATCCCGACGAGGTCTATGCCCGCGCGCTGCGCTCGCAGCAAAACCGCCGGCTGATCAACGCCGGCCGAGCATCCAGCCCGTCCGGCTCCTGGGTTCCGGGGCGGCCTTAA
- the katG gene encoding catalase/peroxidase HPI, translating into MPAARRFDRGTKVTNNQDWWPGRLSLAALRRNSPQSDPLPDGFDYRAAVQSLDVEALRRDIESVMTTSQDWWPADYGHYGPLLIRMTWHAAGTYRVSDGRGGGGSGQQRFAPLNSWPDNANLDKARRLLWPIKKKYGQSLSWADLLIFAGNCALESMGFRTFGFAFGRPDVWEPDETDWGAESEWLGDERHDADGRLQGPLAADHMGLIYVNPEGPGGRPDPAEAARYIRQTFERMAMNDEETVALIVGGHTFGKAHGAGPESHVGPDPEGAGLEQQGLGWASSYGNGNAGDSVTSGLEGAWTSNPTRWDNEFLENLYGHEWELTKSPAGKSQFRPRDAAAATTVADAHDPAVKHAPMMLTTDLALRADPAYAAISTRFLNNPAELEDAFARAWFKLLHRDMGPRSRYLGPLVPAEKLLWQDPVPEVDHDLVGDRDVSELKALILASGLSVSQLVRAAWSAAASYRGTDRRGGANGARIRLAPQKDWAANDPVDLSATLAALARIRDEFNSSRTDGARISLADLIVLGGCAAVERAARDAGHVLAVPFHPGRTDAGEDWTDAESFAVLEPRADGFRNYVAASESRPPEELLIERAAMLELTAPEMTVLIGGLRVLGANTGGTRHGVFTTRPGTLSNDFYVNLLDPGTEWRRAGDVFEGRAGGGAPIWTATRVDLVFGSNSELRALAEVYGSSDAGEAFARDFVKAWAKVMDLDRFDLT; encoded by the coding sequence ATACCGGCGGCACGACGATTCGACAGGGGCACCAAAGTGACCAACAACCAAGACTGGTGGCCGGGGCGGTTAAGTCTTGCCGCCCTGCGCCGAAACTCGCCGCAGTCCGATCCGCTGCCGGACGGGTTCGACTACCGGGCGGCAGTCCAGTCGCTGGACGTCGAGGCCCTGCGACGCGACATCGAATCGGTGATGACGACCTCGCAGGACTGGTGGCCGGCCGACTATGGCCACTACGGGCCGCTGCTCATCCGCATGACCTGGCACGCCGCCGGAACCTACCGGGTGAGCGACGGTCGGGGTGGCGGCGGCTCGGGCCAGCAGCGGTTCGCGCCGCTGAACAGTTGGCCCGACAACGCCAATCTCGACAAGGCCCGGCGGCTGCTCTGGCCGATCAAGAAAAAGTACGGCCAGAGTCTTTCCTGGGCCGACCTGTTGATATTCGCCGGCAACTGCGCGCTGGAGTCGATGGGATTTAGGACGTTCGGATTTGCGTTCGGGCGCCCGGACGTGTGGGAGCCTGACGAGACCGACTGGGGTGCGGAGAGCGAGTGGCTGGGCGACGAACGCCACGACGCAGACGGGCGCCTGCAGGGACCGCTGGCGGCCGATCACATGGGCTTGATTTACGTGAATCCGGAAGGGCCGGGCGGACGTCCGGACCCGGCGGAGGCGGCTCGGTACATCCGCCAGACATTCGAGCGGATGGCGATGAACGACGAGGAGACTGTCGCCCTCATCGTCGGCGGGCACACCTTCGGCAAGGCCCACGGCGCCGGCCCCGAATCGCACGTCGGACCGGACCCGGAAGGGGCCGGGCTGGAGCAGCAGGGGCTTGGCTGGGCCAGCAGCTACGGCAACGGCAACGCCGGTGATTCGGTGACCAGCGGACTGGAAGGCGCCTGGACCAGCAATCCCACCCGCTGGGACAACGAATTTCTGGAAAACCTATACGGCCACGAGTGGGAATTGACCAAGAGTCCGGCCGGCAAATCTCAATTCCGGCCGCGCGACGCCGCGGCCGCGACCACCGTCGCCGACGCCCACGATCCGGCGGTCAAGCACGCGCCGATGATGCTCACGACTGATCTGGCGCTCCGGGCCGATCCCGCGTACGCCGCCATTTCGACTCGTTTCCTGAACAATCCGGCCGAACTCGAGGACGCGTTCGCACGGGCCTGGTTCAAGCTTCTGCACCGCGACATGGGGCCGCGCAGCCGGTACCTGGGACCGCTGGTTCCGGCCGAGAAGCTGCTGTGGCAGGACCCGGTGCCCGAAGTCGACCATGATTTGGTCGGTGACCGGGACGTTTCCGAACTGAAAGCGCTCATACTCGCTTCCGGGCTCTCGGTTTCACAGCTGGTCCGCGCCGCCTGGTCGGCGGCGGCCTCTTATCGCGGCACCGACCGGCGCGGGGGCGCCAACGGGGCCCGGATCCGGCTGGCCCCACAGAAAGATTGGGCCGCAAACGACCCGGTGGACCTTTCCGCAACGCTGGCCGCGCTGGCTCGAATCCGGGACGAATTCAACTCGTCTCGGACCGACGGCGCCAGGATCTCGCTGGCCGACCTGATCGTCCTGGGCGGGTGCGCGGCGGTCGAGCGGGCGGCCCGCGACGCAGGGCACGTCCTTGCGGTGCCCTTCCACCCGGGCCGGACCGACGCCGGGGAGGACTGGACCGACGCTGAATCCTTCGCAGTGCTGGAGCCGCGCGCCGACGGCTTCCGCAATTACGTCGCGGCCAGCGAGAGCAGGCCGCCCGAAGAGCTGCTCATCGAGCGGGCGGCGATGCTCGAATTGACCGCGCCCGAGATGACCGTGCTAATCGGCGGTCTGCGCGTTTTGGGCGCCAACACCGGCGGCACGCGGCATGGAGTTTTTACTACGCGCCCCGGAACCCTCAGCAACGACTTCTACGTGAACCTGCTTGATCCCGGGACCGAGTGGCGCAGAGCCGGGGACGTGTTTGAGGGCCGCGCCGGCGGTGGGGCGCCCATCTGGACGGCGACCCGCGTCGATCTGGTGTTCGGATCTAATTCGGAACTGCGCGCGCTGGCCGAGGTCTACGGATCCAGCGACGCCGGGGAAGCGTTTGCGCGCGATTTTGTCAAGGCCTGGGCCAAGGTGATGGATCTGGACCGCTTCGACCTGACCTGA
- a CDS encoding carbohydrate ABC transporter permease, giving the protein MAQTQVIEAVADPALTIRSRRTQNWRRVGRIILYAALVMGVLFVTIPYLWMLSASLKEEREIYEPGLNFLPNSLYLQNYIDIVEDYQIIRWLFNSFLIGFIVILSNMTFTVLAGYAFARLRWPGRDIIFYTYLGAMMIPIQVRLIPSFIIIKELGWVNTYQGIASLQLVEFFGVFLIRQFMLNMPRELEDAARIDGCGWFRVLWQIIIPNSKPALAALAIFTFTASWNNFLWPLVVINQEHYMTIQVGLASMKGEIIPWGLLMAGTMISAVPLFIVYIILQKLFTQGIVMSGIKG; this is encoded by the coding sequence ATGGCCCAGACCCAGGTAATCGAAGCGGTCGCCGACCCGGCGCTAACGATCCGCTCCCGGCGGACCCAGAATTGGCGCCGAGTCGGAAGGATCATCCTCTACGCCGCCCTGGTAATGGGCGTGCTGTTCGTGACCATCCCCTATCTGTGGATGCTTTCGGCTTCGCTGAAAGAAGAGCGCGAGATCTATGAGCCCGGCCTGAACTTCCTGCCCAATTCGCTCTACCTGCAGAACTACATCGACATCGTCGAGGACTACCAGATCATCCGCTGGCTGTTCAACAGCTTCCTGATCGGATTCATCGTCATTCTCTCGAACATGACGTTCACCGTGCTGGCCGGCTACGCGTTCGCCCGGCTGCGCTGGCCGGGCCGCGACATCATCTTCTACACGTACCTGGGCGCGATGATGATTCCGATCCAGGTCCGGCTCATACCGAGCTTCATCATCATCAAGGAACTCGGTTGGGTCAACACCTACCAGGGAATCGCCTCGCTGCAGCTGGTCGAATTCTTCGGCGTGTTCCTAATCAGGCAATTCATGCTCAACATGCCGCGCGAACTCGAGGACGCCGCCCGAATCGACGGCTGCGGCTGGTTCCGGGTGCTCTGGCAGATCATCATTCCAAATTCCAAGCCGGCGCTGGCCGCGCTGGCGATATTTACCTTCACCGCTTCCTGGAATAACTTCCTGTGGCCGCTGGTTGTTATCAACCAGGAGCACTACATGACCATCCAGGTCGGACTCGCCAGCATGAAGGGCGAGATCATTCCCTGGGGCCTGCTGATGGCCGGGACGATGATCTCGGCGGTGCCGCTGTTCATCGTCTACATCATCCTGCAGAAGCTGTTCACGCAGGGCATCGTGATGAGCGGGATCAAGGGGTAG
- a CDS encoding sugar ABC transporter permease gives MQSTSALPKRNAWRTLVALVRDEEARSGYLFVLPSFAFFLIFTLVPVLASFYLAFFRWNPLDPFEAAKFIGIENFAELITKPDFIRTMWNTFVFVVASVAIMICGALGTALALNQGIRAESLLRGLYYSPVVTSLVATAVIWLWIFDPQFGIINALLEVVGLPDDLRWASDPVLAMPTVIITFVWREVGYFTVIYLAGLQGIPSELKEAARIDGANAVTTFRYVVIPLLMPTTLFVLVLGILRATQNSFAVIYIMTGGGPVNATNVMVFYMYQNAFEFFRMGFASAVSLFIFILIFSLSLLQFRLIGARTEYL, from the coding sequence ATGCAATCGACGTCGGCGTTGCCGAAGCGCAATGCCTGGCGGACCCTGGTGGCACTTGTCAGGGATGAAGAGGCCCGCAGCGGGTATCTGTTCGTCCTGCCATCGTTCGCCTTTTTTCTCATATTCACGCTGGTGCCGGTCCTGGCGTCGTTCTATCTGGCTTTTTTCCGCTGGAATCCGCTCGACCCCTTCGAAGCGGCCAAGTTCATCGGGATTGAAAACTTCGCCGAGCTGATCACCAAACCGGACTTCATACGCACCATGTGGAACACGTTTGTGTTCGTGGTGGCCTCGGTCGCAATCATGATTTGCGGAGCGCTGGGAACTGCGCTGGCGCTGAACCAGGGGATCAGGGCGGAGTCGCTGCTGCGCGGACTCTACTACTCCCCGGTGGTGACCTCGCTGGTCGCCACCGCGGTCATCTGGCTCTGGATTTTCGATCCGCAGTTCGGCATAATCAACGCCCTGCTAGAGGTGGTCGGGCTGCCGGACGATTTGCGCTGGGCCTCGGACCCGGTCCTGGCGATGCCGACTGTGATCATCACCTTCGTTTGGCGGGAGGTCGGCTACTTCACTGTCATCTACTTGGCGGGGTTGCAGGGGATACCTTCGGAGTTGAAGGAAGCCGCCCGGATTGACGGGGCCAACGCGGTAACCACGTTCCGCTACGTGGTGATCCCGCTGCTGATGCCGACCACTCTCTTCGTGCTGGTCCTGGGGATCCTGCGCGCCACCCAGAATTCGTTCGCGGTCATTTACATAATGACTGGAGGCGGGCCGGTGAACGCCACCAACGTGATGGTGTTCTACATGTACCAGAATGCCTTCGAATTCTTCCGGATGGGATTTGCCAGCGCGGTTTCGCTGTTCATCTTCATCCTGATCTTTTCGCTGTCGCTGCTGCAGTTCCGGTTGATCGGCGCGCGCACGGAGTACCTCTAA
- a CDS encoding sulfatase-like hydrolase/transferase, producing MPNTRPNLLLLIPDQHRWDFGPWDPQSPLRMPNLASLAERGVQFDQAIVNSPLCAPMRASLASARSYGSCGVVDNGNDYPIDLPTFYQQLRSAGYQVCGTGKFDLHKVSGGWGLDGQNGLADWGFTQGIDNEGKWDGFRNFRDTGAAQGPYYRFLVENDLAEAHCQDFERRGRDYSDGRDYGSTFPTTLPDFAYGDNWIGRNTIDILRDLPQGQPWFMQVNFTGPHEPQDITASMWHSCQGVGYPGPLASTQHDAEFHNRARQNYGAMLENIDARIGEIIAAVERRGELDNTVIVYTSDHGDMLGDHDEWQKSRPWQSSVAVPLIAAGPGVAQGRSSSALIQMFDLAATFIDYADADPVPEMDSQSIRPVLEDPARAHREILFSGLRYHGGYTSVAASREPKHYVWDLAFDGRFKLIHQHGLGLSPQLFDLESDPAESNDLAAADPDRTSAMLELIHAETARNGISV from the coding sequence GTGCCGAATACGCGCCCCAATCTTCTGCTGCTTATTCCCGACCAGCACCGCTGGGACTTCGGGCCCTGGGACCCGCAGTCGCCGTTGCGAATGCCGAACCTGGCAAGCCTGGCCGAGCGCGGGGTGCAGTTCGATCAGGCGATCGTAAACAGCCCGCTCTGCGCACCCATGCGGGCCAGTCTCGCGTCGGCGCGATCCTACGGATCGTGCGGAGTGGTCGACAACGGCAACGACTATCCGATCGACCTGCCGACCTTTTACCAGCAGCTGCGCAGCGCCGGATACCAGGTTTGCGGCACCGGCAAATTCGACCTCCACAAGGTGTCAGGTGGCTGGGGCCTTGACGGGCAGAACGGACTGGCCGATTGGGGATTCACGCAGGGGATCGACAACGAGGGCAAGTGGGACGGTTTTCGCAACTTCCGCGACACCGGCGCCGCGCAAGGTCCGTATTACAGGTTCCTGGTTGAGAACGACCTGGCCGAGGCGCACTGCCAGGACTTCGAGCGCCGCGGCCGCGATTACAGCGACGGCAGGGACTACGGCAGCACCTTTCCGACCACGCTGCCGGACTTTGCCTACGGCGACAACTGGATCGGGCGCAACACGATCGACATCCTGCGCGACCTTCCGCAAGGACAGCCATGGTTCATGCAGGTCAATTTCACCGGTCCGCACGAACCGCAGGACATTACCGCCTCGATGTGGCATTCCTGTCAGGGTGTAGGGTACCCCGGCCCCTTGGCCAGTACCCAGCACGACGCCGAATTCCACAACCGGGCCCGCCAGAACTACGGTGCCATGCTGGAGAACATCGACGCCCGCATCGGCGAGATCATCGCCGCCGTCGAACGCCGCGGCGAACTGGACAACACCGTGATCGTCTACACGTCCGACCACGGCGACATGCTCGGCGATCACGACGAATGGCAGAAGTCGCGTCCCTGGCAATCGTCGGTCGCGGTGCCCTTGATAGCGGCCGGCCCGGGGGTGGCGCAGGGGCGGTCGAGCTCGGCCCTGATCCAAATGTTCGATCTGGCGGCCACGTTCATTGATTACGCCGACGCCGATCCGGTGCCCGAAATGGACTCTCAATCGATCCGCCCGGTCCTGGAGGACCCTGCGCGGGCACATCGCGAAATCCTCTTCTCGGGCCTCCGCTACCACGGCGGATACACGAGCGTGGCAGCGTCGCGCGAGCCGAAACACTACGTTTGGGACCTGGCCTTCGACGGGCGCTTCAAGTTGATCCACCAGCACGGCCTGGGGCTTAGCCCGCAGTTGTTCGATCTGGAATCGGACCCGGCGGAATCGAACGACCTTGCGGCCGCAGATCCCGACCGGACCTCCGCCATGCTCGAATTGATCCACGCCGAGACCGCCCGCAACGGCATCTCCGTCTAA